The Paenibacillus sp. MBLB1832 genome has a window encoding:
- the flhA gene encoding flagellar biosynthesis protein FlhA translates to MKIKDLLVLIGIIGIVLMMIVPIPIPLLDFLLIINISIALMIILVAMNTQEALQFSIFPSLLLITTLFRLALNVSTTRNILSHAEAGDVVKTFGSFVAQGNIVVGFVVFLILVLVQFIVITKGSERVAEVAARFTLDAMPGKQMSIDADLNAGLINEVQARERRQKIEREADFYGAMDGASKFVKGDAIAGIIILVINLIGGFIIGMTMKGMDFQGALQTFSILTIGDGLVSQIPALLISTAAGIIVTRASSEGNLGHDVTKQLTAQPKLLYIVAGTLVVLGLFTPIHWFTTFPIAGLLVYAAFKMQKNLEREAIKEEQLVEEKQIEEVRSPESVISLLQVDPIEFEFGYGLIPLADTQQGGDLLDRIILIRRQCALELGVVVPVIRIRDNIQLRPNEYIIKIKGNTVARGELLLNHYLAMSPGFDDDSISGIETTEPAFGLPAIWIDEMNKERAELSGYTVVDPPSVVATHLTEIIKKHIHELLGRQETKALIENVRESYPALVDDLIPSVLSIGDIQKVLSKLLREKISVRDLVTILETLADYGSYTKDPEILTEYVRQALSRQITQQFTSIGDSLKVITVGPSVEKKIADSVQQSDQGSYLALDPSSSQIIYHRVTEQVTKLIQSGQQPVILTSPTIRMYVRQLLERTLQDIPVLSYSELEPSVEIQSMGVVNL, encoded by the coding sequence ATGAAAATCAAAGATTTATTAGTTCTGATTGGTATTATTGGCATCGTATTGATGATGATTGTACCGATCCCGATCCCTTTGCTGGACTTTTTGTTAATTATTAATATTTCGATTGCATTGATGATCATCTTGGTTGCTATGAACACGCAGGAAGCACTGCAATTCTCGATTTTTCCTTCCTTGCTATTGATAACGACTCTTTTCCGCTTAGCATTAAACGTATCGACGACACGGAATATCTTATCTCATGCTGAGGCAGGAGACGTGGTCAAAACTTTTGGTTCTTTCGTTGCACAAGGTAATATCGTCGTGGGATTTGTCGTGTTTCTTATCCTTGTCTTGGTGCAGTTCATCGTCATTACCAAAGGTTCTGAGCGCGTGGCCGAAGTTGCCGCAAGATTTACACTCGATGCGATGCCTGGTAAGCAAATGAGTATCGATGCTGATCTCAACGCCGGCTTAATTAATGAGGTTCAAGCCCGAGAACGAAGACAAAAAATCGAGCGAGAAGCTGATTTCTACGGAGCTATGGACGGTGCCAGTAAATTCGTTAAAGGTGACGCAATTGCAGGAATCATAATCCTCGTGATTAACCTCATTGGTGGTTTTATCATTGGGATGACGATGAAGGGCATGGACTTTCAAGGAGCGCTTCAGACGTTCTCCATCTTAACGATCGGTGACGGATTGGTTAGTCAAATACCAGCGCTATTGATTTCTACAGCAGCAGGAATTATCGTTACGCGTGCCTCCTCTGAAGGGAATTTGGGTCACGATGTAACGAAGCAGCTTACAGCTCAACCTAAGCTTCTTTACATTGTTGCTGGAACACTTGTCGTTCTAGGGTTATTCACACCGATTCATTGGTTTACAACGTTTCCAATCGCAGGTCTTTTGGTGTATGCAGCGTTCAAGATGCAGAAGAATTTGGAACGCGAAGCGATCAAAGAAGAACAATTGGTTGAGGAGAAACAAATCGAAGAAGTTCGTAGTCCTGAAAGTGTGATTTCTTTACTTCAAGTGGATCCAATCGAATTTGAATTTGGTTATGGTCTCATACCACTTGCTGATACGCAGCAAGGCGGCGATTTGTTAGACCGCATCATTTTAATCCGAAGACAATGTGCGTTAGAACTTGGGGTTGTAGTACCCGTTATACGCATTCGAGATAATATCCAATTAAGACCTAATGAGTATATCATCAAAATTAAAGGCAATACGGTAGCTCGCGGCGAACTCCTTCTCAATCACTATTTGGCCATGAGTCCAGGCTTTGATGATGATTCCATTTCTGGTATTGAGACGACAGAACCTGCGTTTGGCTTGCCAGCTATTTGGATAGATGAAATGAATAAAGAAAGAGCCGAGCTATCGGGCTATACCGTCGTAGATCCGCCTTCCGTTGTAGCGACACACTTGACAGAAATTATTAAGAAACATATTCACGAACTGCTGGGTCGTCAAGAAACGAAGGCGCTTATCGAAAATGTTCGCGAATCATATCCAGCGCTTGTTGACGATTTGATTCCATCTGTTTTATCGATTGGGGATATTCAGAAAGTACTGTCCAAATTGCTTCGTGAGAAAATTTCCGTTCGAGATTTGGTTACGATTCTTGAGACACTCGCTGACTATGGTTCCTATACCAAAGATCCAGAGATCTTGACAGAGTATGTTAGACAAGCATTGTCTAGACAAATTACTCAGCAGTTCACTTCCATAGGTGATTCATTGAAAGTTATCACAGTTGGACCATCGGTGGAGAAGAAAATTGCGGATTCTGTTCAGCAATCCGATCAAGGAAGTTATTTAGCCTTGGACCCATCTTCGTCTCAAATTATTTATCATCGTGTAACCGAGCAAGTTACTAAATTAATTCAATCAGGGCAACAGCCTGTCATTTTAACATCACCGACGATTCGTATGTATGTCCGACAGCTTCTTGAGAGAACGCTGCAAGATATTCCCGTATTGTCCTACAGTGAATTAGAGCCAAGCGTTGAAATCCAAAGCATGGGGGTAGTCAATTTATGA
- the flhF gene encoding flagellar biosynthesis protein FlhF, translated as MRVKRYVVDSMPDALQKIRTDLGKDAVILNTKEIRTGGFMGMFGKKKIEVIAAIDGTAGKAPQAPPRMVAEIPVQPKPQQAPVLTKPPVHQSDFPEVPDVLVPAAVRSEPVPVHARPEKVSTLVQQQAYSPSSVHATARPAAVKDEQMMDELKQLKDMMKKLTQAADEHKLPEALQKLEQRLYDQEVNPTLVRQIMDEVMADFELADEPVTEESAHQLVRNKLGQIFQSDQSKHISAQTRVVHFVGPTGVGKTTTIAKLAAEQVLKYHRKVGFITSDTYRIAAIEQLKTYATILNVPIEVVFSPQDLTKAFQNLSECDIIFMDTAGRNFRNEMYVSELNSLLRTQGNSETILVLSLTTKYRDLRAITNNFSKFKLDKVLFTKMDETDSYGAILNVVHEFSLQLSYVTMGQSVPDDIAEMNEWQIIDLLLEEPRT; from the coding sequence ATGAGAGTGAAAAGATATGTCGTTGATTCCATGCCTGACGCTTTGCAAAAAATTCGCACTGATCTAGGTAAGGATGCGGTCATTCTCAACACCAAAGAAATTCGTACCGGTGGATTTATGGGAATGTTCGGGAAAAAGAAAATCGAAGTCATTGCCGCTATCGATGGCACTGCGGGGAAAGCGCCTCAAGCGCCTCCTCGAATGGTTGCTGAGATACCCGTTCAGCCGAAACCGCAACAAGCGCCAGTGCTAACAAAGCCGCCAGTTCATCAATCGGATTTTCCTGAAGTGCCTGATGTGCTCGTACCCGCAGCGGTTCGAAGTGAGCCTGTTCCAGTACATGCGAGACCTGAGAAAGTTTCAACTCTTGTACAACAACAAGCTTACTCACCTTCATCGGTTCATGCTACTGCGAGACCAGCCGCCGTGAAAGATGAGCAAATGATGGATGAGCTCAAGCAGTTGAAGGATATGATGAAGAAACTCACTCAAGCCGCTGACGAGCACAAACTTCCAGAAGCACTGCAGAAGCTTGAACAGCGGTTATACGACCAAGAAGTGAATCCTACGTTGGTTCGTCAAATTATGGATGAGGTGATGGCTGATTTCGAGTTAGCGGATGAGCCAGTTACTGAAGAGTCTGCGCACCAACTCGTTCGTAATAAGTTAGGACAAATATTCCAAAGCGATCAAAGCAAGCACATTTCCGCACAAACACGTGTTGTTCATTTTGTTGGGCCGACAGGTGTTGGCAAAACAACCACGATCGCGAAGTTAGCCGCGGAGCAAGTGCTGAAATATCACCGTAAAGTGGGATTCATCACATCCGATACGTACCGGATAGCGGCGATTGAACAATTGAAAACGTATGCGACAATTTTGAATGTGCCCATTGAGGTCGTTTTTTCACCGCAAGATTTAACTAAAGCTTTTCAAAACTTATCCGAGTGCGACATCATATTCATGGATACGGCTGGCCGTAATTTCCGAAATGAAATGTATGTGTCTGAATTGAATTCCTTGCTGCGTACGCAGGGGAACAGTGAAACCATTCTCGTCCTTAGTCTTACGACGAAATATCGCGATTTAAGAGCAATTACCAACAATTTCAGTAAATTCAAGCTGGATAAAGTTCTCTTCACCAAAATGGATGAAACAGATTCCTATGGGGCGATTTTGAATGTTGTTCATGAATTTTCACTGCAACTTTCCTATGTAACCATGGGTCAAAGTGTTCCTGATGATATTGCTGAAATGAATGAATGGCAAATCATTGATTTATTACTGGAGGAGCCTCGAACATGA
- a CDS encoding MinD/ParA family protein: MKDQAEGLRNLVQTQTEKGTRSTRIITVTSGKGGVGKSNFTLNFALSLQAQGYKVLVFDADIGLANIDVLMGVSSKFSLYHLLKKDKTIWDIIQKGSNDIEFIAGGSGFNDLLRLTDDELNYFADQVMQLNGYVDFIIFDTGAGLSKETLKFILAAEDTIVVTTPEPTSITDAYAIIKMVNTMGHDVSFKLVINRVTDSKEGKQTADKISLVAKQFLNLQIPTLGFVDDDPVVSKAVKRQIPFTIAYPYSSATKSIQTLADNYLKGYRVIETPSSGVKSFLNKMMNLLK, from the coding sequence ATGAAGGATCAAGCAGAAGGGTTGCGGAATCTGGTACAAACGCAGACGGAAAAAGGCACTCGGTCAACCAGGATCATTACCGTAACCAGTGGAAAAGGTGGCGTAGGTAAATCCAATTTTACACTAAACTTCGCTTTATCATTACAGGCTCAAGGTTATAAGGTACTTGTTTTTGACGCCGACATCGGGCTAGCCAATATTGATGTACTGATGGGGGTTTCGTCAAAGTTCAGCCTCTATCATTTACTAAAAAAAGATAAAACGATTTGGGATATCATCCAAAAAGGTTCCAATGACATCGAATTTATTGCCGGCGGTTCTGGATTCAACGATTTGCTTCGCTTAACGGATGATGAGTTGAATTATTTTGCTGACCAGGTTATGCAATTGAATGGATATGTGGATTTCATTATTTTCGATACTGGTGCAGGCTTGTCCAAAGAAACACTGAAATTCATTCTTGCAGCCGAAGATACGATAGTCGTCACGACACCTGAACCAACGTCCATCACAGATGCTTATGCCATTATCAAAATGGTCAATACCATGGGGCACGACGTCTCATTTAAACTTGTCATCAATCGGGTGACAGATTCCAAAGAAGGTAAACAAACAGCTGATAAAATATCGCTGGTAGCGAAGCAATTCTTAAATCTACAGATTCCGACACTAGGTTTCGTAGATGATGATCCTGTCGTTTCCAAAGCAGTGAAAAGGCAAATTCCTTTCACAATTGCTTACCCATATTCATCTGCAACGAAGAGTATTCAAACCTTAGCAGACAATTATTTAAAAGGATATCGAGTCATCGAAACACCATCATCCGGTGTCAAGAGCTTTTTAAATAAAATGATGAATCTTTTGAAATAG
- a CDS encoding protein-glutamate methylesterase/protein-glutamine glutaminase: MAIYNILVVDDSVFMRKIVSDLISENSQYNVVGTAKNGQEAIEQVRLLRPDAVTMDVEMPVMNGLDALHHIMKEHPTPVIMLSSLTQEGAAETIQALEWGAIDFIRKPSGSISLDLYKVKQLLHEKLHMAVRTKMRAVQPTYEQPTAPAKSNVQFSQTTRSATDTMKQMDSKILASQPTTHFDHVVAIGTSTGGPRALHQVISNVPAGFPAPILIVQHMPPNFTKSLAQRLNDISQIRVVEAEDGVVLQTATAYVAPGGWHMVVYKDVNRTYKIRLTKDDPVSGHRPSVDVMFDSLVNIHDLKRHAVLMTGMGSDGAKGMLSLRQSGAITTIAEAEETCVVYGMPRAAVENHAAMHVLPQQEIAVRLSRCVTNE; encoded by the coding sequence ATGGCAATATATAACATTCTTGTCGTAGATGACTCCGTCTTTATGCGAAAAATCGTTAGTGATTTGATTTCTGAAAATTCCCAATATAATGTCGTTGGTACAGCGAAAAATGGGCAAGAAGCCATAGAACAAGTTCGACTGCTTCGGCCAGACGCTGTTACGATGGATGTGGAAATGCCCGTGATGAATGGATTGGATGCGCTTCATCACATTATGAAAGAGCATCCGACCCCTGTCATTATGCTCAGCTCTTTAACCCAGGAGGGTGCAGCGGAGACGATTCAAGCGTTAGAGTGGGGAGCGATCGACTTTATTCGCAAACCATCAGGATCCATTTCGCTAGATTTGTATAAAGTAAAGCAGCTATTGCATGAGAAATTACACATGGCTGTCCGTACGAAAATGAGAGCGGTACAGCCTACATATGAACAACCGACTGCGCCTGCTAAGTCGAATGTTCAATTCTCACAGACAACTAGAAGTGCAACTGACACAATGAAGCAAATGGATTCGAAGATATTGGCTAGTCAACCTACTACGCATTTTGACCATGTTGTCGCAATCGGTACCTCCACGGGCGGTCCCAGAGCTCTGCATCAGGTCATATCGAACGTTCCAGCAGGTTTTCCAGCACCAATCTTAATTGTTCAACATATGCCGCCGAATTTCACCAAATCGCTTGCCCAACGTTTGAATGATATTTCTCAAATCAGGGTCGTTGAGGCAGAGGACGGTGTGGTACTGCAAACAGCAACTGCTTACGTGGCACCGGGAGGCTGGCATATGGTCGTTTACAAGGATGTAAATCGTACGTACAAAATTCGATTAACGAAAGATGACCCAGTTTCTGGCCACAGGCCTTCCGTCGATGTGATGTTTGATTCCTTAGTCAACATCCATGATTTGAAACGACATGCGGTCTTAATGACCGGTATGGGAAGTGATGGAGCCAAAGGCATGTTATCACTGAGGCAATCGGGTGCAATAACAACAATCGCCGAAGCAGAAGAAACGTGTGTTGTCTATGGGATGCCAAGAGCCGCTGTAGAAAACCATGCCGCGATGCATGTGCTACCTCAGCAGGAAATTGCTGTTCGTTTATCCAGATGTGTGACGAATGAATAA
- a CDS encoding chemotaxis protein CheA — MELNQYLSMFIDESKEHLQSLNENLLNLESSPKDVSIVHNIFRSAHTLKGMSATMGFEDIASLTHEMENVLDLVRNVKIEMDPYIFDCIFKSLDALETMVEDIIQGGTGSADVAPIVTALGSIVTGEYKKAQPAAAAVAVKEPAKGIEVDEFQYSILQQSIDSGFLVFYIEVSVNENCVLKAARAYMVFDAMERMGEIVKSTPSVQDIEQEKFDRSFSLYFISKVDQATLEKEILNVSEIASAVIIAVDTESLAELSRPVTEVETARKEIAAAVAATAVTAEIVAPKVAEVAAPAAKPAAGGGAPVASRTIRVDIERLDTLMNLFSELLIDRVRLEQLASEVRRNDLTETVEHMSRVSSDLQNIVLKLRMVPVDSVFNRFPRMIRDLAKSLDKKVDLVITGAETELDRTVIDEIGDPLVHLLRNAVDHGIESISDRIAAGKPEHGTIQLRAFHSGNHVFIEIEEDGRGIYRDKVLKTALKNGLVTQEQAAKLTDLEVYNLLFASGFSTAEKISDISGRGVGLDVVKTKIQMLGGHVQVDSKPGFGSKFSVQLPLTLSIISAMLVRLGSEKYAIPLSSIVETSSIQKSQIRNIQGSKMIDYRKSVIPLVSVSSLFDVPDFNEDAEDETEIVVVRKGDKQVALMVDEFIGQQEIVLKTLGKYLTGTFAISGATILGDGQVALIIDPNALIK; from the coding sequence GTGGAACTTAATCAATATTTATCGATGTTTATTGATGAATCAAAAGAGCATTTGCAATCATTAAATGAAAACTTATTAAACTTGGAAAGCAGTCCGAAGGACGTCAGCATTGTACATAACATTTTCCGCTCAGCACATACGTTAAAAGGGATGTCAGCGACAATGGGCTTCGAAGACATCGCTTCACTTACTCATGAGATGGAGAACGTGCTTGATCTCGTGCGTAATGTGAAAATTGAGATGGATCCTTACATTTTCGACTGTATTTTCAAAAGCTTAGATGCCCTGGAAACAATGGTTGAGGACATTATCCAAGGTGGAACAGGAAGCGCAGATGTCGCTCCGATTGTTACCGCATTAGGATCCATCGTAACAGGTGAATACAAGAAAGCTCAGCCAGCAGCAGCTGCAGTAGCTGTGAAGGAACCTGCTAAGGGCATTGAAGTGGACGAGTTCCAATACTCCATTCTGCAACAATCGATTGACTCTGGTTTTCTCGTCTTTTATATCGAGGTAAGTGTAAATGAGAATTGCGTCTTAAAAGCAGCTCGTGCTTACATGGTATTCGATGCGATGGAAAGAATGGGTGAAATCGTTAAGTCGACACCTTCCGTACAAGATATTGAGCAGGAGAAGTTTGATCGCTCTTTTTCGTTATATTTTATCTCCAAAGTAGATCAAGCAACGTTAGAGAAAGAGATTCTGAATGTATCGGAAATTGCTTCTGCGGTCATTATTGCCGTAGACACAGAGTCACTTGCAGAATTGTCACGCCCAGTAACGGAAGTTGAAACCGCTCGTAAAGAGATTGCAGCAGCTGTCGCAGCGACTGCGGTAACAGCAGAAATCGTGGCTCCTAAAGTTGCAGAGGTCGCGGCTCCTGCAGCGAAACCAGCTGCAGGCGGCGGAGCACCTGTTGCAAGTCGGACAATTCGTGTAGACATTGAGCGTCTAGACACGTTAATGAATTTATTCAGTGAGTTACTGATTGACCGAGTTCGTTTGGAACAACTAGCGAGCGAAGTTAGAAGAAACGATTTAACAGAAACGGTTGAGCATATGTCACGTGTGAGCAGTGACTTGCAAAATATTGTTTTGAAACTTCGCATGGTGCCAGTAGATTCCGTGTTTAATAGATTCCCACGTATGATTCGGGATTTGGCGAAATCGTTGGATAAGAAAGTGGATCTTGTGATTACAGGGGCGGAAACAGAGCTTGACCGTACTGTTATTGACGAAATCGGCGATCCACTCGTCCACTTATTGCGGAATGCCGTGGACCACGGTATCGAATCCATCAGTGATCGGATTGCTGCGGGCAAGCCAGAGCATGGTACGATTCAACTTCGCGCTTTCCATAGCGGTAACCATGTATTCATCGAGATCGAAGAAGACGGCAGAGGCATTTACCGCGATAAAGTGTTGAAAACAGCTTTGAAAAATGGACTTGTTACGCAAGAACAAGCTGCAAAGCTAACTGATTTAGAGGTTTATAACTTGCTCTTCGCTTCAGGCTTTAGTACAGCCGAGAAAATCTCTGATATTTCAGGCCGTGGCGTAGGACTAGACGTCGTGAAGACGAAAATTCAGATGCTTGGTGGTCACGTTCAAGTCGATTCCAAACCAGGTTTCGGAAGTAAATTCAGTGTTCAACTGCCATTGACGCTATCGATTATCTCCGCAATGTTAGTTCGTCTTGGCAGCGAGAAATATGCGATTCCATTATCATCGATTGTTGAAACGTCGTCGATTCAGAAATCGCAAATCCGCAATATTCAAGGTTCCAAAATGATTGACTATCGTAAATCCGTTATTCCATTGGTATCCGTCAGCTCGTTGTTCGATGTACCAGATTTCAATGAGGATGCAGAGGACGAAACAGAAATCGTTGTTGTGCGTAAAGGCGATAAGCAAGTGGCATTGATGGTGGACGAGTTCATCGGCCAACAAGAGATTGTATTGAAAACGCTAGGTAAATATTTAACTGGCACGTTTGCAATCTCTGGGGCAACCATTCTCGGTGATGGACAAGTTGCTTTGATTATTGATCCAAACGCTCTTATCAAATAA
- a CDS encoding chemotaxis protein CheW: MGEEKKVIVFALGSEEYGVEVEKVRTIERMQPMTRVPKAPEFIKGVINLRGLVIPIIDLRARFGLQEVATTDASRIIIVSAAEFEVGLIVDSANDVIDVDTDNINTPPEVVGGIKAKYLDGIARVGESRLLVLLNLEQVLNRSEIQQLERFED, encoded by the coding sequence ATGGGAGAAGAAAAAAAAGTAATTGTCTTCGCACTTGGATCGGAAGAGTATGGTGTTGAAGTAGAAAAAGTAAGAACTATTGAAAGAATGCAACCAATGACGCGTGTTCCCAAAGCACCAGAATTTATTAAAGGTGTTATCAACCTGCGCGGCCTTGTTATTCCGATTATCGATTTGCGTGCAAGATTTGGCCTACAAGAAGTGGCAACGACGGATGCTTCAAGGATCATCATCGTATCTGCAGCTGAATTTGAAGTAGGACTTATCGTGGATTCTGCTAACGATGTTATTGATGTAGATACAGACAATATTAATACTCCACCAGAAGTTGTTGGCGGTATTAAAGCCAAATACTTAGATGGTATCGCACGTGTAGGTGAAAGCCGCTTATTGGTTCTTCTAAACCTTGAGCAAGTCTTAAACCGCAGTGAAATTCAACAGTTAGAAAGATTCGAGGATTAA
- a CDS encoding chemotaxis protein CheC, translating to MNDFSHLEDFLGDFQLDVLKEVGNIGAGHAATALSTLLDKPIDMLVPKVRMLPFEEICESVGGAETVVLAIFLRVEGDAPGNMFFILDLVAAKNMLRDLVGLSISDHEEYSELELSALNEIGNILAGSYLSSLADFTNLNMQPTVPALAIDMAGAILSYGLLQFGQMGDQALLIDTKFLEGENEVQGHFFLIPDPESFGKIFSALGVVSP from the coding sequence GTGAACGATTTTAGTCACTTGGAGGATTTTTTAGGGGATTTTCAACTAGATGTTCTCAAAGAAGTAGGGAACATTGGTGCTGGTCATGCAGCGACGGCGCTTTCAACCTTATTGGATAAGCCCATTGATATGCTTGTTCCAAAAGTGAGAATGCTGCCGTTTGAAGAAATCTGTGAAAGTGTTGGCGGAGCAGAAACAGTCGTTTTAGCAATCTTCTTACGAGTTGAAGGGGACGCACCTGGCAACATGTTTTTCATCTTGGATCTGGTTGCAGCCAAAAACATGCTTCGAGACCTAGTCGGACTATCGATTTCGGATCATGAAGAATATTCAGAGCTTGAATTATCGGCATTGAACGAAATAGGCAACATTCTTGCTGGTTCTTATTTATCTTCACTTGCTGATTTCACGAATTTAAATATGCAGCCGACGGTTCCAGCGCTGGCGATTGACATGGCTGGTGCAATTCTAAGCTATGGATTATTGCAATTTGGTCAAATGGGGGACCAAGCTCTTCTCATTGATACTAAATTTCTGGAAGGGGAAAATGAAGTGCAAGGGCATTTCTTCTTAATTCCTGACCCAGAATCGTTTGGTAAAATCTTTTCGGCATTAGGGGTAGTCTCTCCATGA
- a CDS encoding chemotaxis protein CheD: protein MTQENIIKVGMADLNVARQTEVLKTTGLGSCVGVTLYDSRSKVAGMAHVMLPSSEIAREGSLNIAKYADTAIPELIKRMEQLGANINKLEAKLAGGAQMFAFAGNNDTMRIGPRNVESCKEMLNRYKIPILAEDTGANYGRTIEFYSETGVLVIRSVQLGVKEM, encoded by the coding sequence ATGACGCAAGAAAATATAATCAAAGTGGGAATGGCTGACCTGAATGTTGCTCGCCAAACAGAAGTGTTGAAGACAACGGGACTGGGTTCGTGTGTAGGCGTAACGCTCTACGACAGCCGATCAAAAGTGGCAGGAATGGCACATGTGATGTTACCATCGTCAGAGATTGCTCGCGAGGGTTCCCTGAATATTGCCAAATATGCAGATACTGCAATTCCAGAGCTCATCAAGCGAATGGAACAGCTAGGCGCTAACATCAACAAGCTGGAAGCGAAGCTTGCAGGTGGTGCGCAAATGTTTGCATTTGCAGGAAATAATGATACGATGAGAATTGGACCAAGAAATGTAGAATCTTGTAAAGAAATGTTGAATCGCTATAAGATTCCCATTCTTGCTGAGGACACTGGAGCGAACTATGGACGCACAATCGAATTTTACAGTGAGACTGGCGTCTTAGTAATCCGAAGTGTTCAATTAGGCGTAAAGGAAATGTAA